In Acidimicrobiales bacterium, a single window of DNA contains:
- a CDS encoding HNH endonuclease: MTEDELLARLASLRTAPLASGRRAPHKPLLLLFLLGRLQATGSSAVSYAEAEEPVSVLIDEFGPPARSRRRAAMPFFHLEGDLWDLEGDPGVELTDQAGRLAKARARGRLRPEVEQLLRRPEVLSRAARLLLEDHFTDSYVDPITSAVGLDLDADLEAGLVTRVSVVRRRDPAFREAVLAAYGFTCAMCGFDGRLGRDPAGIEAAHVRWHGHGGPDRVDNGLALCSLHHTLFDLGVLGVTSDDRVRVSPRFVGTSETARAQVHGLDDQPLRNRQPGRPGPDPGNVDWHTAEVFKSVPVAA, translated from the coding sequence GTGACCGAGGACGAGTTGTTGGCTCGCCTGGCGTCGTTGCGCACGGCGCCGCTGGCGAGCGGGCGGCGGGCGCCGCACAAGCCGCTGCTGTTGTTGTTCCTGCTCGGGCGGCTGCAGGCCACGGGGTCCTCGGCGGTGAGCTACGCGGAGGCGGAGGAACCGGTGAGCGTGCTCATCGACGAGTTCGGTCCGCCGGCGCGTTCGCGGCGGCGGGCGGCGATGCCGTTCTTCCATCTCGAGGGGGATCTGTGGGACCTCGAGGGCGACCCGGGCGTTGAGCTGACCGATCAGGCGGGCCGGTTGGCGAAGGCCCGGGCGCGGGGCCGGTTGCGTCCGGAGGTCGAACAGCTCCTGAGGCGCCCGGAGGTGCTGTCGAGGGCGGCGCGGCTGTTGTTGGAGGACCACTTCACCGACAGCTACGTGGACCCGATCACCAGCGCGGTGGGCCTCGACCTCGACGCCGATCTGGAGGCGGGTCTGGTGACGCGGGTGTCGGTGGTGCGGCGCCGGGATCCGGCGTTCCGGGAGGCGGTGCTGGCCGCGTACGGGTTCACGTGCGCGATGTGTGGGTTCGACGGTCGGCTGGGCCGCGACCCGGCGGGGATCGAGGCGGCGCACGTGCGTTGGCATGGCCACGGCGGCCCGGACAGGGTCGACAATGGCCTGGCGTTGTGCAGCCTGCACCACACGTTGTTCGACCTGGGTGTGCTGGGGGTCACCAGCGATGACCGGGTGCGGGTCTCGCCCCGGTTCGTGGGCACGTCTGAGACCGCCCGGGCCCAGGTGCACGGCCTCGACGATCAGCCGCTGCGGAACCGCCAGCCCGGCCGGCCGGGCCCCGACCCCGGCAACGTGGACTGGCACACCGCCGAGGTGTTCAAGTCGGTCCCCGTCGCTGCCTGA